One Tolypothrix bouteillei VB521301 DNA window includes the following coding sequences:
- a CDS encoding helix-turn-helix domain-containing protein, with product MQKHGVSLAEAARRLGMSQSALYVAVQKGQIPTLRRGGRTVVLPGSLTDYQVRQRPTDPYRL from the coding sequence ATGCAAAAGCACGGTGTTTCACTGGCAGAAGCAGCAAGACGTTTAGGCATGAGTCAGAGCGCTTTGTATGTGGCTGTGCAAAAAGGACAAATCCCTACCTTGAGAAGAGGTGGGAGAACTGTAGTTCTTCCAGGATCGTTAACAGATTATCAAGTCAGACAGCGCCCTACCGACCCTTACAGGCTGTAA
- a CDS encoding DUF4347 domain-containing protein, which translates to MKNILFIDSAVDKYKILLEGLVPGITAVILDPNRDGIEQISQILSQYSLIESVHIVSHGSPGTLYLGNSELSLHSLTKYSNELQNWFLPSSHLPNLLLYGCNVAAGDVGEEFITKLHKLTGASIAATARPTGNAALGGNWNLKVNVGSVVNSPLAFTAEAMAAYPAVLALFSLGSYSSTTTSSMTSKVTVEGSYAYTVDSELGLQIIDITDSKKPTFKGKYKFSDNSEVKGVAIKEKYAYVASFSSGFQVVDLTDPANPVTKLNDSTSCNTAEDIAIKDNYIFVAGGISGLKIFDISDPTQLVVKGQYKPTNGSIRNVTVKGNYAYVLSESGLFTSTLQIIDITNPDSPVLKGSYNTSSTAYEVKIEGNYAYIAAGFSGMQIVDISDATKPTLKGSFDTSYNVFGVSIVGNLAYIADGNMGVQVLDVTAPETPISVGTYQTTGMAKGVFVVNNQAYIAGGSTGLEIVLNNTPPTAADKTISVDEDTVYAFVMDDFGFTDSDDGSDGSSLKEVQITELPLVGQLFKDTNEDGIQNDGEAITVDQKIAFADISKLKFKSIADASGTNYASFKFKVSDGLEYSAVAYKATIDVKPVNDAPVLSDTDVTLSAVIKGASAPTGAVGTLISSLVKLEGNVKDADTDALTGIAITKLDTTKGSWFYSIDNGSKWTSLSSVSDSNALLLAADTNTRIYFQPNAETTGKISDLLTFRAWDRTSGTNGSNIDITSSTNATAFSTTTDTAGITVKDASDGTDSGSTGGSVNVKLSLKIVPNNLFLLGDASEGGKLKLHIKLDGHKSKLVNELGVCVVDDDKGTIDGIAPDTEGYAQAALSRAQVIFSSIANAPKGFSSDLTRLLEFSAGAKLKFFMIKDGTLDGVMSGKISFKNVLFADTKTQKTTDLGNGEFALDWDELLEGGGADFQKLKIKIKASNEEMPLGTGLQGTSGGEVIDLREAKTEVKAEFTIHREAAFKNFVCFYQMADAKGGIDINGDGKADLMPGDEGYIKAAMNARVSGINLSVENQSSATFSGVFQKGSVFAPMIIADGTAEMLLDSDIKNDPAVYLPFLGANPNKTDHIRLLGSNCFGFEDLPGGGDNDFNDIVVKVNLKTA; encoded by the coding sequence ATGAAAAATATTCTCTTTATTGATAGTGCTGTAGATAAGTACAAGATTTTATTAGAAGGACTAGTACCAGGTATTACAGCTGTTATTCTTGACCCGAATCGCGATGGAATCGAGCAAATTTCCCAAATATTATCCCAATACAGTCTAATCGAAAGCGTTCATATTGTCTCCCACGGATCTCCTGGAACCTTATATTTAGGAAATAGCGAACTGAGCCTTCATAGTTTAACAAAGTATTCTAACGAACTACAGAATTGGTTTTTGCCATCATCCCATCTCCCAAATCTGCTTCTTTATGGCTGTAATGTAGCAGCCGGTGATGTAGGAGAAGAATTTATTACCAAACTTCACAAACTTACTGGAGCAAGTATTGCAGCAACAGCCCGTCCTACCGGAAACGCTGCTTTAGGTGGCAATTGGAATTTGAAAGTTAATGTAGGTAGTGTTGTTAATTCACCACTAGCATTTACAGCAGAAGCAATGGCTGCATATCCTGCTGTACTGGCTTTGTTTTCTCTAGGTAGCTATAGTAGCACAACTACTTCTAGCATGACTTCTAAAGTTACGGTAGAAGGAAGTTATGCCTATACAGTTGATAGTGAATTGGGCTTACAAATTATTGACATTACCGATTCTAAAAAACCTACCTTTAAAGGAAAATACAAATTTTCAGATAATAGTGAAGTCAAAGGCGTAGCTATTAAAGAAAAATACGCCTATGTTGCTAGCTTCAGTTCGGGTTTTCAAGTTGTCGATCTCACCGATCCTGCAAACCCCGTTACCAAACTTAATGATTCGACTTCTTGTAACACGGCAGAAGATATAGCCATTAAAGACAACTATATTTTCGTTGCTGGCGGTATTTCCGGTCTGAAAATTTTTGATATCAGTGACCCAACCCAGCTCGTTGTTAAAGGTCAATACAAGCCGACAAATGGCTCTATTAGAAACGTAACTGTAAAAGGTAATTATGCTTACGTTCTTTCTGAGTCAGGCTTATTCACATCAACCCTACAAATTATCGACATCACCAACCCCGATAGCCCCGTTCTTAAAGGCAGTTACAATACCTCAAGCACAGCTTATGAAGTCAAGATAGAAGGGAACTACGCTTACATTGCTGCTGGCTTTTCGGGAATGCAAATTGTTGATATCAGCGATGCGACCAAGCCAACTTTAAAAGGCAGTTTTGATACTTCTTATAATGTCTTTGGTGTCAGCATTGTAGGCAATTTAGCTTACATTGCCGATGGTAATATGGGCGTGCAAGTCCTTGATGTGACAGCTCCTGAGACTCCCATATCTGTTGGGACTTACCAAACCACTGGTATGGCTAAAGGTGTGTTTGTCGTAAACAACCAAGCTTACATTGCTGGAGGTTCTACAGGGCTGGAAATTGTGCTGAACAATACTCCTCCTACTGCTGCTGACAAAACTATTAGCGTTGATGAAGACACCGTCTATGCCTTTGTTATGGATGACTTTGGCTTCACTGATAGCGATGATGGTAGTGACGGCAGTAGTTTAAAAGAAGTACAAATTACGGAACTGCCACTAGTCGGTCAGTTGTTCAAAGATACCAATGAAGATGGTATCCAAAATGATGGCGAAGCTATTACCGTTGACCAAAAGATCGCATTTGCTGATATCTCCAAGCTGAAATTTAAGTCCATTGCAGACGCTAGTGGTACTAATTACGCAAGCTTCAAGTTTAAAGTTAGTGATGGTTTGGAATACAGCGCTGTAGCGTATAAGGCAACAATTGATGTTAAGCCCGTTAACGATGCACCTGTTCTCAGTGACACTGACGTCACTCTCAGTGCTGTTATCAAAGGTGCAAGCGCACCAACAGGCGCAGTTGGTACCTTAATTTCTTCTTTAGTGAAACTGGAAGGCAATGTTAAAGATGCAGACACTGATGCACTCACAGGTATTGCGATTACTAAACTTGATACAACCAAAGGCAGCTGGTTCTACAGCATCGACAACGGTAGCAAGTGGACATCTTTGAGTTCTGTATCGGATTCTAACGCTCTACTCTTAGCCGCAGATACCAATACCCGTATCTATTTTCAACCCAACGCCGAGACTACCGGAAAAATTAGCGACCTTTTAACCTTCCGTGCTTGGGATCGAACTAGTGGCACCAATGGTAGCAATATTGACATAACAAGCAGTACGAACGCAACTGCTTTCAGTACTACGACTGACACAGCTGGAATTACCGTCAAAGACGCGAGTGATGGTACAGATTCTGGCAGTACTGGTGGTTCTGTTAACGTCAAACTGAGTTTAAAGATAGTACCTAACAATCTTTTCCTTTTAGGTGATGCTTCTGAAGGTGGCAAACTCAAACTCCATATTAAGCTTGACGGACACAAATCCAAACTGGTAAATGAATTGGGAGTATGCGTTGTTGATGATGACAAAGGCACAATTGACGGTATTGCTCCTGATACAGAAGGTTACGCCCAAGCTGCATTATCAAGAGCACAAGTAATTTTCTCGTCTATTGCCAATGCTCCTAAAGGGTTTAGTTCAGATCTGACGCGTCTTTTAGAATTTAGCGCTGGTGCAAAGCTCAAATTCTTCATGATTAAAGACGGTACCCTTGATGGTGTCATGTCTGGTAAGATTTCCTTTAAAAATGTCCTCTTTGCTGATACGAAAACGCAAAAGACCACAGACTTGGGAAATGGAGAGTTTGCTCTAGATTGGGATGAGTTACTTGAGGGTGGCGGTGCTGACTTCCAAAAGTTGAAAATCAAGATTAAAGCCTCAAATGAAGAAATGCCTTTAGGAACTGGTTTGCAAGGTACATCAGGTGGAGAAGTCATTGATTTACGAGAAGCAAAAACGGAAGTTAAAGCAGAGTTTACCATTCATAGAGAAGCAGCATTTAAGAACTTTGTCTGCTTCTACCAGATGGCTGATGCAAAAGGTGGTATCGATATCAATGGTGATGGTAAGGCAGACCTGATGCCTGGTGATGAAGGTTATATCAAAGCAGCAATGAATGCTCGTGTGTCTGGAATTAACCTATCAGTAGAAAATCAAAGTTCTGCAACTTTCTCAGGCGTTTTCCAAAAAGGTTCTGTCTTTGCGCCAATGATTATTGCTGATGGTACAGCAGAAATGCTTTTAGATAGTGACATTAAGAACGATCCTGCTGTGTACTTACCTTTCTTAGGCGCTAACCCAAATAAAACAGACCATATTCGCTTGTTGGGCAGCAACTGCTTTGGTTTTGAAGATTTACCAGGTGGTGGTGACAATGACTTTAATGATATCGTTGTTAAGGTGAATTTGAAAACCGCTTAA
- a CDS encoding peptidase domain-containing ABC transporter → MTYIKNTAFLEFLTKIEGFDQLPQEVITAIAQKVQALRYRIGQKIVGKEKIPDRIAILYEGKARLLAYDPRTQMPNTLKLLEPGIILGEISLFRNIACETAIASNEVICLTIEVAEYLKLLANYPGFAQRRQEKSHLIEIFDVIGAQPEVQAHGGLSLKELALNAYSRAKVHYLPPGRNSLNQLESEKIWFVSGGGLVQDFLPTNRLEPSDRLDRLEVQGNNPVRLIGLEAEDLFFLDEEPTPQAEPISSLNVDTELDIPYAANEDLPPSQPPTPQTAAKGNKKYQFYGGKGQLNSTIACFQMVSKHLEMPFRKEVVRRVLSDQMKRGGTISFQLCAYLSELIGLRAQLVDVPTASVTRLPTPTMIRYDDSYAILYEISDRTAVLGVPSKGIVRLTPAELIERLETEESSYPPQVRVLLLSRTTATPQQRFGISWFTPYLSRYRRVLIEVFLASFFVQLAALANPLVIQLIIDKVIAQNSMSTLHVLGALLLVVGLFEAVLGTLRTYLFVDTTNRIDMGLGSEIIDHMLRLPLRYFERRPVGELSTRINELENIRQFLTGTALTVGLDALFSVVYVIVMLFYSWQLTLVGLGTIPVFVIITLIASPTVSKQLRTKAERNSDTQSYLVEVMSGIQTVKAQNIELRARFSWQERYARYVAAGFKTVVTSTLASSTSNFLNKLSSLLVLWVGSYLVLQGELTLGELIAFRIISGYVTSPILRLAQLWQNFQETALSLERLSDIVDTPQEAEEDRDNIPLPQIVGSVKYDNVSFRFASNGPLQLSNVNLDIPAGKFVGIVGQSGSGKSTMMKLLLRLYEPEAGRILVDGYDISKVELYSLRRQVGVVPQETLLFDGTVQENIALTNPEATTEEIIEAARVAAAHDFIMNLPNGYNTRVGERGAGLSGGQRQRIAIARSVLQRPKLLVLDEATSALDYPTERQVCLNLAEEFEGSTVFFITHRLNTVRNADIIIVMDSAKVIEMGTHEELMAARGHYFYLYNQQDVKL, encoded by the coding sequence ATGACTTATATAAAGAACACTGCATTTCTAGAATTTCTTACAAAGATAGAAGGGTTTGACCAATTACCACAAGAGGTCATAACCGCGATCGCACAAAAAGTCCAAGCTTTACGCTATCGTATAGGTCAGAAAATAGTCGGGAAAGAGAAAATACCGGATCGCATCGCCATTCTTTATGAAGGGAAAGCAAGGCTGTTGGCGTATGACCCCCGCACGCAAATGCCAAACACCCTGAAATTGCTAGAACCGGGAATAATTCTAGGAGAAATCAGTTTGTTCCGCAATATTGCCTGCGAAACAGCGATCGCATCCAATGAAGTTATTTGCTTAACAATAGAAGTAGCAGAGTATTTAAAGTTACTTGCAAATTACCCAGGTTTTGCCCAGAGGCGTCAGGAAAAATCTCATCTTATCGAGATATTTGATGTTATAGGTGCTCAACCAGAAGTCCAAGCCCATGGTGGGTTAAGTCTCAAAGAACTAGCACTCAACGCTTACAGTCGTGCAAAAGTGCATTATCTTCCACCAGGAAGAAATTCATTGAATCAGTTAGAAAGCGAAAAAATTTGGTTTGTCAGTGGCGGTGGGCTTGTTCAAGATTTTCTTCCAACAAATCGATTGGAACCCAGTGATAGGTTAGACAGACTCGAGGTGCAGGGAAACAACCCCGTGCGGTTGATTGGTTTGGAAGCGGAAGATTTGTTTTTCTTAGATGAAGAACCAACACCACAAGCGGAACCAATCTCCAGCCTAAATGTCGATACTGAGCTAGATATTCCCTACGCAGCTAACGAAGATTTACCACCATCACAACCCCCAACTCCACAGACTGCAGCCAAAGGTAATAAAAAATACCAGTTTTATGGTGGGAAGGGACAATTAAATTCTACTATTGCCTGTTTCCAAATGGTCTCGAAACATTTGGAAATGCCATTTCGTAAAGAAGTGGTTCGCCGGGTTCTTTCCGACCAAATGAAACGTGGGGGGACAATTTCATTTCAGCTGTGTGCTTATCTCTCAGAACTGATTGGATTGAGGGCGCAACTTGTCGATGTCCCCACAGCTTCCGTAACGCGCCTTCCAACACCAACAATGATTCGTTATGACGATAGCTATGCGATTTTGTATGAAATTAGCGATCGCACAGCAGTTCTGGGTGTCCCCTCCAAAGGAATTGTACGCCTTACACCAGCCGAACTGATCGAGCGATTGGAAACAGAGGAAAGCAGTTACCCGCCACAAGTGAGAGTATTATTACTCTCGCGTACCACAGCAACACCCCAACAACGGTTTGGCATTAGTTGGTTTACCCCCTACCTGTCACGCTACCGCCGAGTCCTGATAGAAGTGTTCCTAGCGTCCTTTTTCGTACAACTAGCAGCGCTAGCAAACCCATTGGTTATTCAGTTAATCATCGATAAAGTCATCGCTCAAAATAGCATGAGTACCTTACACGTTTTAGGTGCTTTGCTGTTAGTTGTCGGTTTGTTTGAAGCCGTACTTGGGACACTGCGGACTTACCTGTTTGTTGATACAACCAACCGCATTGACATGGGTTTGGGCTCAGAAATTATCGACCACATGCTGCGTTTGCCCTTACGGTATTTTGAACGCCGACCTGTTGGGGAACTTTCCACCCGGATTAACGAGTTAGAGAATATTCGACAATTCCTAACAGGAACAGCATTAACAGTAGGGTTAGATGCTTTGTTCTCAGTAGTTTATGTCATCGTAATGTTGTTCTACAGCTGGCAACTTACATTAGTTGGCTTGGGAACAATCCCGGTGTTTGTCATCATTACACTCATAGCATCACCCACAGTCAGCAAACAACTCCGTACCAAAGCAGAACGAAATTCCGATACGCAATCTTATTTAGTGGAGGTTATGTCAGGAATTCAAACGGTGAAAGCGCAAAACATTGAGTTACGCGCTCGTTTTTCCTGGCAAGAACGCTATGCGCGATACGTAGCAGCCGGATTTAAAACCGTGGTGACCTCTACCCTGGCAAGTTCTACAAGTAATTTCCTCAACAAACTTAGCAGCTTACTCGTGTTGTGGGTGGGCTCTTATTTAGTTTTGCAAGGAGAATTAACCCTAGGGGAATTGATTGCCTTCCGAATTATCTCAGGTTACGTAACCAGCCCTATATTGCGTTTGGCACAACTGTGGCAAAACTTCCAAGAAACAGCCTTGTCACTGGAACGCTTGAGCGATATTGTAGATACACCACAAGAAGCAGAAGAAGACCGCGACAACATTCCTTTACCACAGATAGTAGGGTCTGTCAAATATGACAATGTGTCCTTCCGGTTTGCCAGCAACGGTCCATTGCAACTTAGCAACGTCAATCTCGATATACCAGCCGGGAAATTTGTTGGCATTGTAGGACAGAGCGGTTCGGGAAAAAGTACGATGATGAAGTTACTTCTGCGACTCTACGAACCCGAAGCAGGCAGAATCTTAGTTGATGGCTACGATATTTCTAAAGTGGAGTTGTACTCCCTGCGGAGACAAGTCGGTGTTGTGCCGCAAGAAACACTGTTATTTGATGGTACGGTGCAAGAAAATATTGCCCTAACCAATCCTGAAGCCACAACCGAAGAAATCATTGAAGCAGCAAGAGTCGCCGCCGCCCACGACTTTATTATGAACTTACCGAACGGCTACAACACGCGAGTGGGAGAGAGAGGCGCAGGACTATCCGGGGGACAGAGACAGAGGATTGCTATTGCACGTTCTGTTTTACAAAGACCAAAATTACTCGTTCTTGACGAAGCAACAAGTGCGCTAGATTACCCCACAGAACGTCAAGTCTGTCTCAATCTGGCAGAAGAATTTGAAGGAAGTACCGTGTTCTTTATTACACACCGTTTGAACACAGTCAGGAATGCAGACATTATTATTGTAATGGATAGCGCCAAAGTCATCGAAATGGGTACCCATGAAGAGTTAATGGCTGCACGGGGTCATTATTTCTACCTTTACAATCAGCAAGACGTAAAACTCTAA